The window AGGCATTGATTACAACgagactttttctccagtttTTAGAAATGACTCGTtgagaatcatcatgacattagtagtttattagatggatgtgaaaatagcatttctaaatggagatctggatgagaaaatatatatggaataacctgaaggattcatagaaagggaaaaagaaagttgagcttgtaaacttaagaaattcatttatggccttaaacaagcttccaaacaatggtatataaagttttttaataccattacttccttcggatttaaggaaaacattgttgatcagtgcatatatctaaaggtaagtaggagcaagtttattatattagtcttatatatggatgatattttacttgtcagtagtgatcttggtttattacacgaaaccaagatatttctcaataagaactttaagatagttgatatgaatgaggcaacctatgttattagcattgagatattcagggatagatctcaaggattattaggattgtctccgaaagaatatattaatagtatcttagagagatttaatatgtaaCTTTGCTCAGCCAACGAtacacctattactagaggtgaattTTTTAGTCGAAACTAGTACCCTTCAGGATTTATATTAatagaaaagtgcaaagcaattgtttattacatcatcaacaatggaagctaaaTTTGTGACATGTTTTTAGGCCACAAATCAATATTTATTGTTGTAAAATTTCATCTCAAAACTTGGTGTAGTCAACTCAATTGCTAGGCCactaaagatattttgtgataataccgTAGTAGTTTTCTTATCTAAGAATGACAAattctctagtggttccaagcacattgagataaagtacttgatagttagagaaagagtccagaaatagTAAGTGTCAATTGACaatttgagcaccactatgataatTGCTGATTCATTTGCCAAAGCTTTAcggtgtaaaatatttaaagaacatgttcttagaatggggttgtgagcaagccataaaagatatggtgatggaTATTTAAGTTTATACTATTATTGATATTCTTTCGTACttcattaaagttatttatttatgttatcctatttacatttatgtttatgcatattataattaaatataataacaggattatcttgacaaaataaattttaatgatcattttggactatattagaaaagatcaacaatgttgtggtacatagaagggagcatAATACTGATGATATACAACcgttatgactcgcattgatagttggacttaatgtagtattattgtgtttattggacttattggcttgttttaAAAGTAATGgctatgtataaaatacttttcaaaattctttagaatctaattatgtaaaattatttttaaacaaattttattttatttattttttattttaaatatcttttatatATCAATTAATGGCGTAAgtaggagaatgttagattttgtagccttttataattggataaaatatataatggaactaattggattctgatgacagatattggtcaatagaaaagaagttcatattaaAGTAGGATTTCTTAGGGGATGCCCTTGATGggtggaactctcctaataacttatcctagactcttactctcgcctataaatagacaggacctttcGGGACTAGATGATTAATGTTACGCATCTCATAGAAGACTAAGTTCAGGGATTACAGTCTCTCTCTTAATTTTTcctaaccatcaatctaagtggtcctgtgaaaggatacgAAGATAGCATAAAGATCTAGTTCTCTTTAAAATTTAACAATAATCTTGAATCTAAAATGGTACCTTTGCAGATCATTGTAAAATCAAATCTAATATAATTTGATgtcaatcaaaatataaaatattatttttatatttaatataatatattataaattttatgctaATACTgtactcctcgagggttgtatacTGGTCGAAGAATAACCCAATTTTGAATGGGCTAAAATGGAGATTCTGATGGACACTGCATATCAGAAATAGGGATAGATGCTACAGTTGGAAGCCATCAAAGATGATCTCATTCTTGCAAAGCAAAGCTGAGGTCACCAGGATCATAGTGGAAGCTCATGCTGAGGTAATGATTAAGTTACCTGATGCCAACCGTTCACCACCTTGGAGAATGAGCAACTTGTTTAAAGATACTATGTTTTCTGCGCCTTTAAATTATTGCATATCATCTTTGGATAAGGAAATAGATGTGCGATTAGCAAATTTTGGTAGGATTATCAAATCCTTTGTTGCACGGAGGTGTGTCTTAAGGTACAAGGGATACAAGTATGGAAATATGaaagaaagaaattttaaaaattaagattttattatttcataaatatacCATATATCTTTAACTTTTGATGCATGGGCTCATAAATGTAAGATTCCTAGATTCAGTGTTTTGAGGACAAGGGATTCAAGTATTATAATAAAATCTCTtcagaatattttatttatatttatgttttagtaGAGATATAAAAAattgagagagagtgagagaaacTCTTTAGTACCCACAAAATTTCTCTTTCTTAGATCTAGAGATTGGATAAGAACACATCAGTAtctataacaaaaataaaaaaaataatttctatttgaattaagaataatTGACTAAGCTTATAATTTCATCTCatgtaataaataatttaatcgTTTTCTTTGCGAACATAAATAAAAAGTGTCGAATCATGTAATCTTATGCTTGATTTCTTGGAGTATGTTTGATTGCTGATTCTCTATATAATTCTTTTGGTATATTAAGGTCTTCTTCATTTTAACAATCTTTTTGTgttcttattttttaataatatttttttaaatatttgatgATTCTTCTCATGATGATGTTAGAGTAATTAATTTCATTTTTCTTTGACATAAAGAACCAATTGAATGAACACACATATTTCTAAAATTCCCACAACACTTTTGGAACAAAAAAATCGGGAGAAGGATCGGGCACCAAAGTGATATTCAATacaagttttctttcctttttcttttaattttctaaGACCAAAGAGACTTTGATTCAAGTATTAAATTAGTCTTTTCATGACCTCTAAATACTTTAGACCGATTTAATCTAAAACAATCTTGCTCAGCCATTGAAATTTTTAATTTACTAAATCTAAGGGGAATGTAATCCAAAAGCTCTCgtgaaatttaatatatattatccaACTTAGAATTATTCATCAGctatcttttgtttcttttacttACGTCATTCTCTCATCACGGTGTGGGTTTTACGTCATCCCTTTATTTATAAATGTAAGTCAAATTACGGTTTGACTAAGAATATGATTTTGTTGGATATGATAAACGTCTAACtttttttgctttcaatttttAGCTCACTCTTTTGTAAACCTCTACGTCATGTTcaaattttctaattttgaaaGTTGATCTCTAGTGAAACTgagtttatttttaaaattgattTATCTATATTTTATGTTATCTTTTAGATGAATTTGTATTTTTCAAAACTTATTCTCGTTCACATGGTACAAAATCATAAAATTACAAAAATGAGATAGAGAGTGTAATAAACCAATTGTACATTTTCTTTAGTTAGATTTAGAATAAGGTGATACAAAATAGTAGGCATGGCATACTAACTGACTTCCAAGTTTGAATACCTAATAATTAATCGTGTTCCAACTCGAATATGGTTTAGGGCTTAGGCTAAATAAAATTCATAAGTAGCTTATCGGCCACCATTCTATTTTATAATAATACCCCTAATAATAATCTATATTTCTCGTAtgtttttcaaaaaaaaagaTTACATTGTTGTCTATCTTTCAAATTTTGAATGATTGACAACCCTCTATACCTAATATTTGTATGCAGCATTCTATATCTAATTGCAGTCCACAATGTCCGCAGGAAATTATCATCTAAAAAATGTGCTCATTTAGTCCCAAGTTCCATCCATCAGTtatctattattatttttcttttttatatgtctTCATAAAAGACATACGAAAAACACTATGAACTCAAATAATTATGTACagtgtttattatttttatttttatttacccaCATTCCCTTAAAAACTGATTGAAAAATAGTAGAGCCTATTGATTCCAACTAATGCTTTAGGAGTAATTGAACTATTCTTTTACAAGAATAAACATcggatattaaaaaataaagacaataaataaatctttattgtaAAAGATAacgaataaatataatataatattttgaataaataaatatttatcaataGGAGAAGATAAACCGACGGCGTGTTTAATCGCCACAACGGTCTCTTCTaggtaaaataaataatatatttatgaataataaatGAATTAATGGAATAAATAAAAGAATTCCGGCGTGACGCTCAGAAACTCCAGAGAGAAGACCCGGAACCGTAGTCCACATGACCGTGATCCTCCGCCATTTCCGCCGGCTGCGCTGCCGACATCGGCGAGTAGAGTTCGTACATGAACTCGTCCATCGCCACCGGGAATTTCCCACCTCCTGTCGGCAGATCCTCCTGCTGCGGCGGGTCCAAGAACGACCAGTCGAGCGCCACCCCGCTCCCGACAGTGAACCCGTCCGAGGCCTCCTCCGAGGGTTGCGACGGCAGCGTGGCACCCGAGGCCTCGGATGGGTCGCCGGCGGCGTGGCGCGCCGCGGCGGCCTGGATTTGCTGGTAAGTGAGTGGCCCTGCGCCAGCGATCCGGGGCGGGGGCGCGTCGGGGCAGTTGAGCTGGGCGCGGCGGCCGCGGAGGTAGACGAGGGCGGCGTCGAAGGCCCGCGCGGCCTTCTCGGGCGTGTCGTAGGAGCCGAGCCAGATTCGCTCGCGGCTGTTGGGGAGCCGGATCTCGGACACCCACCGCCCCCACTTCCGCCGCCGCACCCCTTTGTACCGCCTCTCCCCCGCTCCGCTGCCGTCGCACTCCATCATCTCTGCCACGGGACAACCCTCAGGTGATCTCTCTCTGTCCCTTCTCATCTTCCGCGCGCCAAGTGTTCGTCCAAATGTGCACCCGGGGGTGGATCAGTTGAATTGGCGGGAAGGGTGTGCCATGGGGTCATATATAGATACTATACGATGCGAGAGGAGGCTGCGGGTCCCGCTTTAGGTGGTGGGAACCGGAGACGAATGCCAAGACAGACGTAGAGAGAGTACGATTTCGTGTGAAAAACCAGGTTCGATATTAGAAAACAAGGTTCCCATGATTCTTGTTTCTACGACCCGTACGTACACCGGCCTAGTGATTTAGTTGGCTCCACATAGACGCCAACGTGGCTCCAATGACAGCAGAGGATATACATGCGCCACCAATAGGAATTTGGTGGGGTTGCCCCATGGACAAGGAGGCTTCGCGTGGGGTTCCTTGAGCGTCATGTGTTTCTTATTTCGGTCTTTTTAAGGTTATTCCTGtcttattctttttcttcttcatcgTCACAATTCACTGGAGAGCAGTAAATATTATGTGACAGCTTTATATAATTATTACCAAATTaacattttatttaaaaaaatgttTTACAATATATTGTATGTTGCATAAATAATTTTACATTGATGTTGTTTCTACCGGGTGTTTTGACTCATCATTAGCTCAAAATGAAAATGGCATGTGCATATGTCCACATATATGAATTGTGTATATAGCTCTCACATATAATATTATGCTTCAAACATGTAGACCAATTTCTAAAACCTCAGTTTTAgaaattttttaatctaaattaatatttaatctaaATGAATGTCTTCATTTGTGTACATGTAAAATTTTATAGATGGGCTTGAAGCTCCTTACAATCACTTCAATTTATGTTATGGAGGATGTAAATATAATATGGGTTGTGTTGAATATGATCTACGACTTTTGCCATTAATCTCTAAGGTTCCAAAAGTCGTAGATCATATTCAACACAACCCATATTATATTTACATCCTCCATAATATAAATTGAAGTGATTGTAAGGAGCTTCAAGCCCATCTATAAAATTCTACATGTACACAAATGAAGACATTCATttagattaaatattaatttagattaaaaaatttcTAAAACTAAGGTTTTAGAAATTGGTCTACATGTTTGAAGCATATGAAAACAATTATAGTACATGAAATTTATTAGTCCATCCCTTAATCGAAAAATAAATAGCCAAAAATATGTCATATCTTTTAATTGTTTTACCACCTAATGAATGAGAGCATGAACTTCTATGGAATCACTCTAGAGGATTAAAATAGTACATTcacatcaaatttttttattattgactTTAATTTTGACACAAACAAAAGATACTCATTTTCAGATTGGCTATATgaatgcatatgtatatgtatacattatCCATATTTGAATCCCTTCCCATGCATGCAAAATCATTGTGATCCTTGTTGAGTCCAAGTCTCAAACATTCATGCATCTGCATCCCACTTCACTGATGCAAGTACGTGGGATGATCAGCTGCGACCAGTAGAAACGAGCATAAGCTTTTAGCACAGCATTGTGGTTTGGGCAGATGACTCATTGGATCATCTCCATAGATTTGGTTATTGAGTCGATCACTGTCTCAGTTTCGGCAGGAGAAGGCTATTGAACTATTGCAGAAGATCACCACCATGACAAGGGTAAGAACTGATCACAAGCATTTCTTCTCCCCTTTATAGTTTTCTTCTAAAGAAGGAAAGTTATCCACATTCAACGTATACTGAGGCatgaaaaataaagaagaaaaaatccATTATCATGCATGAGTACATGCATTGTGCTGGATTTTGCCATCTCTAGCATCAAAAGATTTTGATCGACAATTGACATTTTCTTGGCCTATCGGTTTATCATGTAATTTTGTTATATTGAGTACTTGTTTCTTTGGAATCTGATTTTAGCTAGGATAGATAATAGAGATGTAGAGCCAATGCTTCATTTGGCAGGAAGGAATCAAGGAAACATACTGGAAGCTTACAACATGACCTACACGAAGACTGGGACATCTTCTAGGAAAGCCATCAGTTCAGATTGGGGTTTCACAGAACTGATGGAATTTGAAGTGCATGTGAGCTAGCTTGGATATC of the Musa acuminata AAA Group cultivar baxijiao chromosome BXJ2-10, Cavendish_Baxijiao_AAA, whole genome shotgun sequence genome contains:
- the LOC103972952 gene encoding ethylene-responsive transcription factor ERF017-like produces the protein MRRDRERSPEGCPVAEMMECDGSGAGERRYKGVRRRKWGRWVSEIRLPNSRERIWLGSYDTPEKAARAFDAALVYLRGRRAQLNCPDAPPPRIAGAGPLTYQQIQAAAARHAAGDPSEASGATLPSQPSEEASDGFTVGSGVALDWSFLDPPQQEDLPTGGGKFPVAMDEFMYELYSPMSAAQPAEMAEDHGHVDYGSGSSLWSF